Proteins found in one Eretmochelys imbricata isolate rEreImb1 chromosome 9, rEreImb1.hap1, whole genome shotgun sequence genomic segment:
- the RPL39 gene encoding large ribosomal subunit protein eL39, with the protein MSSHKTFKIKRFLAKKQKQNRPIPQWIRMKTGNKIRYNSKRRHWRRTKLGL; encoded by the exons ATG TCGTCCCACAAGACCTTCAAGATCAAGCGATTCCTTGCCAAGAAGCAAAAACAGAACCGGCCCATCCCACAGTGGATACGCATGAAAACTGGCAATAAGATCAG GTACAACTCCAAAAGGAGACATTGGAGAAGGACCAAGCTGGGCTTGTAA
- the SOWAHD gene encoding ankyrin repeat domain-containing protein SOWAHD, which yields MSRGEQILGMAKPAEDLMARMQREESLEVPKDTEPHVLPEASLSQAEALIDSQAPNPTVLALSSSSAAAGNVNLRPSRKKDLIRNLGRSSRGSGNWDVSSDAARLSIGRGSMRRRGLKEVLLQSSGAEGAMWLAAAQKIASSSSPAVGMHQELEQRLEQSPEDLSLALDPLEHEWMLTVAQGDPESIIRLLDVDPSLLNRRDFVTGFTALHWLAKHGRHESLIEVITCAEKNGYHADVNIPTASGGLTPLHLAALQGHEMVIKVLVGAYGANTSLRDHSGHKAWQYLKADASRELKELSGALEEDLAQLAVWNTNNNCKLSRGAGGSGAEQRIQVFTRLPSFRSMYRQALSFFQNL from the coding sequence ATGTCTCGGGGGGAGCAGATCTTGGGGATGGCGAAGCCTGCAGAAGACCTCATGGCCAGGATGCAGAGGGAAGAGAGTCTGGAGGTACCAAAGGACACTGAGCCACATGTGTTGCCAGAGGCCTCCCTGTCTCAAGCAGAAGCACTTATTGACAGCCAGGCACCCAACCCCACAGTCCTGGCATTATCATCCTCCTCAGCAGCAGCGGGGAATGTGAATCTCCGCCCATCACGCAAGAAGGACCTGATCAGGAACCTGGGCCGGAGTAGTAGAGGTTCTGGTAACTGGGATGTGAGCTCTGATGCAGCCAGGCTCTCCATAGGCCGGGGCAGCATGCGGCGGAGAGGCCTGAAGGAGGTCCTGCTGCAGAGCAGTGGAGCCGAGGGAGCCATGTGGCTTGCAGCTGCTCAGAAGatagccagcagcagcagccctgctgtGGGGATGCACCAAGAGCTGGAGCAGAGGTTGGAACAGAGCCCTGAGGACTTGTCCTTAGCCCTAGACCCCCTCGAGCATGAGTGGATGCTGACTGTGGCCCAGGGGGACCCTGAGAGCATCATAAGGTTGCTCGACGTGGATCCCAGCTTGCTGAACAGGAGAGATTTTGTGACAGGGTTCACTGCCCTCCACTGGCTGGCCAAGCATGGCCGCCATGAGTCCCTGATCGAGGTGATCACCTGTGCAGAGAAGAACGGCTACCATGCAGATGTCAACATTCCCACGGCCAGTGGTGGGCTGACCCCCCTGCATCTGGCTGCCCTGCAGGGACACGAGATGGTCATCAAGGTGTTGGTGGGAGCCTACGGTGCCAACACGAGCCTGCGGGACCACAGCGGCCACAAAGCCTGGCAGTACCTGAAAGCAGATGCCTCCAGGGAGCTGAAGGAGCTGTCAGGGGCTTTAGAGGAAGACTTGGCCCAGCTTGCGGTGTGGAACACCAACAACAACTGCAAGTTGTCCAGAGGGGCTGGTGGCTCTGGTGCTGAACAGAGGATCCAGGTGTTCACCAGACTGCCATCCTTCAGGAGCATGTACAGACAGGCACTTTCATTCTTCCAAAACCTTTAA